Proteins co-encoded in one Flavobacteriaceae bacterium MAR_2009_75 genomic window:
- a CDS encoding acetyl esterase/lipase: MPKGYLPLFLALVFVTANGQNDWSSSVPGKEPKVLTYKVVDHDTLKLQVYFPDELRKRKNYPTMVFFFGGGWNGGDVDQFREQAGYFTSRGMVTVLVDYRVKSRQGTTPYEAVKDAKSSIRFLKIKANELHIDTKKLVVSGGSAGGHLAAAVALLPGINESTDDLAISTKVAAMVLYNPVVDNGPGPGGFQNERMGDQWRNISPIHHIARGAPPTLFLLGDKDHLIPVSVANEFKKKMENVNSRCDVIIYKNEGHGFFNRKKNNDEYYIKTTRAADKFLISLGYLTGKPTI; encoded by the coding sequence ATGCCAAAAGGGTATTTACCCCTGTTTCTGGCCTTGGTATTTGTGACAGCGAATGGGCAGAACGACTGGTCAAGCTCGGTACCCGGCAAAGAACCCAAGGTGTTAACATATAAAGTAGTTGACCATGACACTTTAAAGCTACAGGTTTATTTTCCGGATGAGCTTAGAAAAAGGAAAAATTACCCTACCATGGTCTTTTTCTTTGGCGGCGGTTGGAACGGAGGTGACGTAGATCAATTTAGAGAGCAGGCCGGTTATTTCACTTCCAGAGGTATGGTAACTGTTTTAGTAGATTATAGGGTGAAAAGTAGGCAGGGCACCACCCCTTATGAAGCTGTGAAAGATGCCAAGTCTTCCATCCGATTTTTAAAAATAAAAGCCAACGAACTTCATATTGATACAAAGAAACTTGTAGTATCAGGGGGTTCTGCCGGAGGACATTTAGCTGCCGCTGTGGCTCTTTTGCCCGGCATTAATGAAAGCACCGACGATTTAGCGATTAGTACAAAAGTTGCCGCCATGGTGCTATATAATCCGGTAGTAGATAATGGTCCCGGGCCAGGAGGTTTCCAAAATGAGAGAATGGGGGATCAATGGAGAAACATCTCGCCCATTCACCATATAGCCCGTGGTGCACCCCCTACTCTATTTCTTTTAGGCGACAAAGACCATCTTATTCCTGTTTCAGTGGCCAATGAATTTAAAAAAAAGATGGAAAACGTAAACAGCAGATGTGATGTAATTATTTATAAAAATGAGGGACATGGTTTTTTTAATAGAAAAAAGAACAATGATGAATATTATATAAAAACCACTCGCGCAGCGGACAAGTTTTTGATTTCCCTTGGTTATTTAACAGGTAAACCGACTATTTAG
- a CDS encoding TonB-linked SusC/RagA family outer membrane protein — protein MNRIKIKRSFSYWYKPRLNGLASLMLLLFHFGIEASVLKSIDIAEDVKQMTNQSTNITGTLIAEEDGMPIPGANVVEKGTSNGTTSDFDGNYSITVSSSDAILVFSSIGYATQEVSISGQSTINVQLQTDVSALEEVVVVGYGTAKKETLTGAVEQVKAEAFEDLAVGSPALALQGRTPGLTVTRSSSRPGEEGVNFLIRGASSINGIEPLIVIDGIPAINSQSFNDMNPNDIESISVLKGGSASVYGSRAAGGVILVTTKKGKGDVKVDISTVTRMGTIGIRPPTPTMSQYGQVYLAAAQEDVASGRPPNYFFWNDMETVQRIANGEEGYYDLPINGRIWLGDAARFDEMFGNSFSSQHNISVSGGTEKSNYRISAGYDNNVGGLRVADDSADRYNFTVNYGLDVSERLHLNTNVSYFNNKFSGPAAGLAREAATWDAPLFPTYNPDGQYYANFGGVEIKGDRNAIAQVKEAGRENKTVEQFKISAQATYKLTDHLDFTGSYAISKQNSEYQVYGVSIPLYSWDGDFSNNINNTTFIQEGTGPDNTDGNITYKNYKGALNYNNSFGDHNLSGLLAIEAEKNVINEYSARRNGFVDYGVYDLNLGATDQLVTNSGGGNTWGFFGYIGRLNYDYKNKYLIEVQGRRDGSSRFAEGSKWSNYGSVSGGWVISAEEFLNDSKTISFLKLRGGYGELGSTSGIGNFGYLSTVQFGTTVFGLTEANQQATSRASSLFSSSTTWERMASTEIGLDFRLFNNKAFGSVDLFQKKNKGMLVRGITPAILGTATPFTNIGTLETKGWEVILGWRDQIGELDVSVSANMSDTRNEITKYDGAQSIVAGLNDVDNSQNILGKPINSFYLYETNGYFDSQAEVDSYYASLNEGGILPAQTSNNALRPGDIRVIDKNGDGTLDTDDLVYSGDNATHYVYGLNFDLKYKNWDLSGFFQGALDHQIYRTGYFAQPFQAVWQNQSNTWLGRTWTEDNRNAEFPRLSTQGGLSRWNYQFKDHILQNNRYLRLKSLIIGYSIKGLEIGKMPINNLRIYFSGNDLFKFTSVKDGYDPEFQASSNNSAYPFMRTWALGVKVSL, from the coding sequence ATGAATCGAATTAAAATTAAACGAAGCTTTAGCTATTGGTATAAGCCAAGGCTTAACGGGCTCGCAAGTTTGATGCTCTTACTTTTTCATTTTGGTATTGAGGCTTCAGTGTTAAAGAGCATTGACATAGCAGAAGACGTAAAGCAAATGACCAATCAATCAACAAACATTACCGGTACTCTAATAGCAGAAGAAGATGGTATGCCAATACCTGGTGCCAATGTTGTTGAAAAAGGAACTAGTAACGGAACAACGTCAGATTTTGACGGAAACTATTCAATAACGGTTAGCTCTTCAGATGCTATTTTGGTATTTTCTTCTATCGGTTACGCCACTCAAGAGGTATCGATTTCTGGCCAGTCTACAATTAATGTTCAGTTACAAACAGATGTTAGTGCGCTTGAAGAGGTAGTAGTGGTAGGTTATGGTACCGCAAAAAAAGAAACTTTGACCGGTGCGGTCGAGCAGGTAAAAGCTGAAGCTTTCGAAGATTTGGCCGTAGGTAGTCCCGCTTTGGCATTGCAAGGTAGAACCCCAGGTTTGACCGTTACACGATCTTCTTCCAGACCTGGTGAAGAAGGTGTGAACTTTCTTATTAGGGGAGCTTCATCCATAAATGGAATAGAACCGCTTATTGTTATTGATGGTATTCCGGCCATTAACTCACAGTCATTTAACGACATGAACCCTAATGACATCGAAAGTATCAGTGTTCTTAAAGGAGGTTCGGCCTCCGTTTACGGATCGCGTGCTGCAGGTGGGGTTATACTTGTGACAACCAAAAAAGGAAAGGGCGATGTTAAGGTCGATATTAGTACAGTTACCCGAATGGGTACTATTGGTATAAGGCCGCCAACCCCAACGATGTCTCAATATGGGCAAGTGTATTTAGCGGCGGCACAGGAGGATGTTGCTTCCGGAAGGCCACCGAATTACTTCTTTTGGAACGACATGGAAACGGTACAGCGAATAGCAAACGGTGAGGAAGGGTACTATGATTTGCCGATCAACGGAAGAATTTGGTTGGGTGATGCAGCTAGGTTTGATGAAATGTTCGGTAATTCATTCTCCAGTCAGCATAACATTAGTGTTTCTGGCGGCACTGAAAAGAGTAATTATCGTATTTCAGCGGGTTATGACAACAACGTTGGAGGGCTTAGGGTAGCTGACGATAGTGCGGATAGATATAACTTTACGGTAAATTATGGGCTAGATGTTAGTGAACGGTTACATCTCAATACCAACGTTAGTTATTTTAACAATAAATTTTCGGGCCCTGCAGCAGGTTTGGCCAGGGAGGCTGCTACGTGGGATGCTCCTTTATTCCCTACTTATAACCCCGACGGACAATACTATGCTAATTTTGGAGGAGTAGAAATTAAAGGAGACAGAAATGCCATTGCCCAGGTAAAGGAGGCCGGTCGAGAGAATAAGACGGTCGAGCAATTTAAAATATCGGCACAAGCTACCTATAAACTTACGGATCATTTAGACTTCACAGGTTCGTACGCCATCAGTAAACAAAATAGTGAATATCAAGTTTACGGGGTTTCGATACCACTCTATAGCTGGGATGGGGATTTCTCCAATAATATCAATAACACCACCTTTATACAAGAGGGTACCGGCCCTGATAATACAGATGGTAACATTACCTATAAAAACTACAAAGGAGCACTTAACTACAATAATAGCTTTGGTGACCATAACTTATCCGGTTTATTGGCTATTGAGGCAGAAAAGAATGTTATTAATGAATATAGTGCAAGAAGAAACGGCTTTGTAGATTATGGGGTCTATGATTTAAATCTAGGAGCCACTGATCAGCTGGTCACTAATTCAGGAGGTGGTAATACTTGGGGCTTTTTTGGGTATATCGGTAGGTTAAATTATGATTATAAGAACAAATACTTGATTGAAGTACAAGGTAGACGAGATGGATCATCAAGATTTGCAGAGGGTTCAAAATGGTCTAACTACGGTAGTGTTTCCGGAGGTTGGGTCATAAGCGCCGAAGAGTTTCTTAATGATAGTAAAACTATATCGTTCTTAAAGTTGCGTGGGGGTTACGGTGAGTTAGGAAGTACTTCGGGTATTGGAAACTTTGGTTACCTGTCTACGGTACAATTTGGAACTACTGTTTTCGGGCTTACCGAGGCCAACCAACAGGCAACAAGTAGAGCAAGTAGCTTATTTAGTAGTAGTACCACATGGGAACGGATGGCCTCTACTGAAATTGGTCTAGATTTTAGACTGTTCAATAATAAAGCCTTTGGTTCGGTCGACCTCTTTCAGAAGAAAAATAAGGGAATGTTAGTACGTGGTATAACGCCTGCCATTCTCGGTACGGCGACTCCCTTCACCAATATAGGTACATTAGAAACTAAGGGGTGGGAAGTTATTTTAGGATGGAGAGACCAAATAGGCGAGTTAGATGTTTCGGTAAGTGCCAACATGAGCGATACCAGAAATGAAATCACCAAATATGATGGTGCCCAGTCTATCGTCGCAGGTTTGAACGATGTAGACAATTCTCAAAATATTTTAGGGAAGCCGATCAATTCTTTTTATCTCTATGAGACAAACGGTTATTTTGATAGCCAAGCTGAGGTAGATTCTTACTACGCAAGTCTTAATGAAGGAGGTATTTTACCGGCACAAACTTCAAATAATGCATTGCGCCCCGGCGACATTAGGGTTATAGACAAAAATGGAGATGGTACTCTCGATACCGACGATTTGGTGTACAGTGGAGATAACGCTACCCATTACGTATATGGGCTTAATTTTGATTTGAAATATAAAAATTGGGATTTAAGCGGCTTCTTTCAAGGGGCCTTAGACCATCAAATTTATAGAACCGGATATTTTGCTCAACCATTTCAGGCGGTTTGGCAAAATCAATCCAATACTTGGTTGGGTAGAACTTGGACAGAAGATAATCGAAACGCCGAGTTCCCAAGATTAAGTACACAAGGAGGGCTCTCTAGGTGGAATTATCAATTTAAAGACCATATACTTCAGAACAATAGATATCTCAGGCTAAAATCACTGATAATCGGTTATAGCATTAAAGGGTTGGAAATAGGAAAGATGCCAATTAATAATTTGCGTATCTATTTCTCAGGAAATGATCTTTTTAAGTTTACCAGTGTAAAAGATGGTTATGATCCAGAGTTTCAAGCAAGTTCTAACAATAGTGCCTACCCGTTTATGAGAACATGGGCATTAGGTGTTAAGGTATCACTGTAA
- a CDS encoding alpha-glucosidase: MICFIIMAKTYNYMNHIYKFFLTWVVYSIYITISFSCTRIEAQQIASPNGENELQILPDFFNGENNGVVFKIRYNGHEVLLPSKLQVTTDRDFFDGDWFVLKADSSQIRNNWTTRFGALSKVPDNYNQLKVHLKKGKGLINFIVRAYDEGIAFAYEFPEQSAAKKLALEEKIHFNFSKNHMIWSTPKREPGVLTAQGEYKKIPLTNIESGIERPLLIEINDSTKIALAEAKLIDYARLSFAKGITSKYSITASLDERIVEEKQDTITGAIIAQTNGVKFKVHKSLPFQSPWRVVMMGKNEGELLEQNYIIKNLNDPSKIEDDSWVVPGKALREVTLTTEGGLAAIDFVAKHNMQYVLFDAGWYGNEMKNESDATTITLDPKRSKGPFDIETITGYAKEKGVGVILYVNRRALEKQLEDLLPLYKKWGVAGIKYGFVRVGNQEATAWLHTAIKKAADYGFVVDVHDEYRPTGFSRTYPNLLTQEGIAGDEESPTNEHTLISMFTRMLAGAADNTVCYYNERVDKMGSHASQLAKTVCLFSPLQMLYWYDKPPTGPIKNDGLWGDTKHIGNEPELEFFDAVPTTWDETRILHAKIGEVGVIARRKGKEWFIGGINGKIEKQLDLNFDFLQEDVVYNAKLYTDDETINTRTKVKIKELELNQLDEIELKIKANNGFTMHLIPKK, from the coding sequence ATGATATGCTTTATTATCATGGCCAAAACTTATAACTATATGAACCACATTTACAAATTCTTTTTGACATGGGTGGTTTACTCTATTTATATCACCATAAGCTTTTCTTGCACTAGAATTGAAGCACAACAAATAGCATCACCAAATGGTGAAAATGAGCTGCAGATTCTACCTGATTTTTTCAATGGAGAAAATAATGGAGTCGTCTTTAAAATACGTTATAATGGACACGAGGTCTTACTTCCGTCAAAACTCCAGGTTACTACCGACCGAGATTTTTTTGATGGTGATTGGTTCGTTTTAAAGGCAGACAGTTCCCAGATTCGAAATAACTGGACTACCAGATTCGGAGCTTTAAGCAAAGTGCCCGATAATTATAACCAACTAAAGGTCCACTTAAAAAAAGGTAAGGGCTTGATCAATTTTATTGTCAGGGCATATGACGAGGGTATTGCCTTTGCATATGAGTTTCCTGAACAATCTGCTGCCAAAAAACTAGCACTAGAAGAAAAAATTCATTTTAACTTTTCTAAAAATCATATGATTTGGTCAACTCCCAAACGTGAGCCTGGGGTGCTTACGGCTCAAGGAGAATACAAAAAAATACCATTAACTAATATAGAATCGGGTATTGAGCGTCCGCTACTCATTGAAATTAACGATAGTACAAAAATAGCTTTGGCAGAAGCCAAATTGATTGATTATGCCCGACTTAGTTTTGCGAAGGGCATAACATCAAAATACAGTATTACAGCTTCTTTAGATGAAAGAATAGTTGAGGAAAAGCAGGATACCATCACCGGGGCGATAATTGCACAAACTAATGGTGTCAAATTCAAAGTACATAAAAGCTTACCTTTTCAATCGCCTTGGCGTGTAGTAATGATGGGCAAGAATGAAGGTGAGCTATTGGAACAGAACTATATCATAAAGAATCTGAACGACCCAAGTAAAATTGAGGATGATTCTTGGGTGGTACCCGGCAAAGCTTTAAGAGAAGTAACCTTAACAACCGAAGGAGGTTTAGCGGCCATAGATTTTGTTGCCAAACACAATATGCAATATGTTCTTTTCGATGCCGGATGGTATGGCAACGAAATGAAAAATGAATCTGATGCCACAACAATTACACTAGACCCTAAACGTTCAAAGGGACCTTTTGATATTGAGACCATTACCGGGTATGCCAAAGAAAAAGGAGTGGGCGTTATTTTATACGTAAATAGAAGGGCTCTTGAAAAGCAATTGGAGGACCTACTGCCCTTATATAAAAAATGGGGTGTGGCAGGTATTAAATATGGATTTGTAAGAGTTGGAAATCAAGAGGCTACGGCATGGTTGCACACTGCCATTAAAAAAGCCGCCGATTACGGATTTGTCGTTGATGTACATGACGAATATAGACCAACTGGCTTTTCAAGAACTTATCCCAATTTATTGACCCAAGAAGGTATTGCAGGTGATGAGGAAAGCCCGACCAACGAGCATACCCTTATTAGTATGTTCACCCGCATGTTGGCCGGTGCGGCAGATAATACGGTATGTTACTACAACGAAAGAGTAGATAAAATGGGGTCACACGCTTCTCAACTTGCAAAAACAGTTTGTTTGTTCAGCCCACTTCAAATGCTGTATTGGTATGATAAACCACCTACCGGACCTATAAAAAATGATGGCCTTTGGGGAGATACCAAACATATTGGTAACGAGCCCGAGTTAGAGTTCTTTGATGCGGTACCCACTACTTGGGATGAAACCCGCATATTACATGCCAAAATAGGTGAGGTTGGGGTAATTGCACGGAGAAAAGGCAAGGAGTGGTTCATTGGAGGGATTAATGGAAAGATTGAAAAACAGCTCGATCTAAATTTTGATTTTCTTCAAGAGGATGTCGTCTACAATGCCAAATTATATACAGACGATGAAACTATAAATACCCGAACCAAGGTCAAAATCAAAGAGTTAGAATTGAATCAATTAGATGAAATAGAGCTGAAAATCAAAGCTAACAATGGGTTTACTATGCATTTAATTCCTAAAAAATAA
- a CDS encoding unsaturated chondroitin disaccharide hydrolase: protein MHLTMKYPSFVIILILSFVTLLSCGVSNTTRKDNTPLLDVDEQLKYCSDQTLKTLEIIPDDSSSLPRNIAPGSKEWRFINYKDWTSGFWPGTLWYLYENDPNDKWRVEADKFSRYLTPLSVSKANDHDLGFQVFNSFGNGYRLTGNPEYKDIILKTADTLATLFNPKVGTILSWPRDVPNMEWPQHNTIMDNMINLEMLFWASKNGGNKSLYDLAVSHADVTMAHHFRPDYTSYHVVVYDKDTGKPIKKVTHQGYADESMWARGQGWAIYGYTMVYRETGDKKYLDFAQKVTDVYLERLPKKYIPYWDFDAPNIPEEPYDASAAALVSSALLELSTYVENPKKQKYYTAMAENMLTELSMNFQSGDKNTAFLLHSTGHKPSGSEIDYSINYADYYYIEGLLRLKKLKDGKPLLASLNN, encoded by the coding sequence ATGCACTTAACTATGAAATATCCTTCTTTTGTAATTATTCTAATATTAAGCTTTGTTACCCTACTATCTTGTGGTGTTTCAAACACGACAAGAAAAGATAACACCCCATTATTAGATGTTGATGAGCAATTAAAATACTGCTCGGATCAAACTCTCAAGACTCTTGAAATAATTCCTGATGATTCGAGCAGTCTACCTAGAAATATTGCACCGGGCTCAAAAGAATGGCGCTTCATCAATTATAAAGATTGGACCAGTGGCTTCTGGCCCGGCACCTTGTGGTATCTCTATGAGAACGACCCTAATGACAAGTGGAGGGTGGAAGCCGATAAATTTAGTAGATATCTTACTCCCCTATCCGTGAGCAAGGCCAACGACCATGATTTGGGGTTTCAGGTCTTCAATAGTTTTGGCAATGGCTATAGGCTTACCGGCAATCCAGAATACAAAGATATCATCTTAAAGACTGCCGATACATTGGCTACTTTATTTAATCCGAAGGTAGGCACAATCTTATCGTGGCCTAGGGATGTACCCAACATGGAGTGGCCCCAGCACAATACTATCATGGACAATATGATCAATCTAGAAATGTTATTCTGGGCCTCTAAAAACGGAGGAAATAAATCATTATATGATTTAGCCGTTAGCCACGCCGATGTAACCATGGCGCATCATTTTAGACCAGACTATACTTCTTACCATGTAGTGGTCTATGATAAAGATACCGGTAAACCCATTAAAAAAGTGACCCATCAAGGGTATGCAGATGAATCGATGTGGGCTCGGGGCCAAGGTTGGGCCATTTATGGGTATACTATGGTTTACAGAGAAACAGGCGATAAAAAATACCTTGATTTCGCTCAAAAAGTGACAGATGTATATTTAGAACGTTTGCCTAAAAAATATATACCCTATTGGGACTTTGACGCTCCGAATATTCCAGAAGAACCTTATGATGCGTCGGCAGCAGCACTTGTTTCTTCCGCTCTATTAGAACTGTCAACATATGTGGAAAATCCGAAAAAACAAAAATACTATACTGCCATGGCAGAAAATATGCTGACCGAGCTTAGCATGAATTTTCAAAGTGGCGATAAAAACACCGCGTTTCTTTTACACTCTACAGGTCACAAACCTTCCGGTAGTGAAATTGATTATTCCATCAACTATGCAGACTATTATTATATCGAGGGGCTTCTACGTTTAAAAAAGTTAAAAGATGGTAAGCCATTATTGGCTTCCCTCAACAATTAA
- a CDS encoding parallel beta helix pectate lyase-like protein translates to MKHLKLYIILSILFLSTLSFIVCTEKEEVLLVDTLTEFKSYLSKDNVSVKLAPGNYQIDQADNIRFIRFTGNNTYFDLTGVRFNVDSRLFSRTDLTKSDDGNSMYCAIEVSGKNVTLQGLYIETYGNRTGIQSKNKIFNVVGEDVTLKDIEIRTSGSSPWGYGSLYGIGGNSEVRKMNGIRVGYPAKNVKLIGCKVHMRAMGHAIFLQGAKNTLIEDCHVDGLLKTTDAILKETSGYAYDNEFYAPKPKHNHKKGYVEGTIIGVNGKILPGEIISLSEDGIRMYPEYNGHKTENTTIKNCTVTQMRRGICTGLSTSGDTIIDCVVKDCVATGYNVGNADTLINCSADAKYAEAFCIPYTNAKGASVEMNILDSRGGLANNLLAKINGSGHKVVIKTTDPNFIPHEMAIKLSVWEGYGNFNNKAIMHATDIKLENETETKVLLYGGTKNPDIQSKGDVLNKI, encoded by the coding sequence ATGAAACATTTAAAGCTTTATATCATTTTATCGATCCTATTTCTAAGTACCTTGTCATTTATAGTTTGTACAGAGAAAGAAGAAGTTTTGTTGGTAGACACCCTCACTGAATTTAAAAGTTACCTCTCAAAAGACAACGTATCGGTCAAACTGGCTCCGGGCAATTATCAAATAGATCAAGCGGATAACATTCGCTTTATCCGCTTCACGGGCAACAACACCTATTTTGATCTTACTGGGGTGCGCTTTAATGTAGATTCACGGCTTTTTAGCCGAACCGATTTGACCAAAAGTGATGACGGCAACAGTATGTACTGCGCCATTGAGGTCTCTGGAAAAAATGTAACCCTCCAAGGACTCTATATTGAGACTTATGGCAATCGAACGGGCATACAGAGCAAAAACAAAATCTTTAATGTGGTAGGTGAAGACGTTACCCTAAAGGACATTGAAATACGCACGTCCGGTTCCTCCCCATGGGGCTACGGCAGTTTATATGGTATTGGAGGCAATAGCGAGGTTCGTAAAATGAATGGTATTCGAGTTGGCTACCCTGCCAAAAACGTGAAATTAATCGGGTGCAAGGTGCATATGAGGGCCATGGGGCACGCCATTTTTTTACAGGGCGCCAAAAATACCCTTATCGAAGATTGCCATGTTGATGGGCTTCTTAAAACTACCGATGCCATTCTAAAAGAGACTTCGGGCTATGCCTATGATAATGAATTTTATGCCCCAAAGCCAAAGCATAATCATAAAAAAGGATATGTAGAAGGTACTATAATTGGGGTAAACGGTAAAATTCTACCTGGGGAAATCATATCGCTTAGTGAAGACGGCATTCGTATGTACCCAGAATATAACGGACACAAAACCGAAAACACCACTATAAAAAACTGTACGGTTACCCAAATGCGCCGCGGTATCTGTACCGGTCTCAGCACTTCAGGAGATACGATTATAGACTGTGTAGTGAAGGATTGCGTGGCTACAGGCTATAATGTAGGCAACGCGGACACCCTTATCAACTGCAGTGCAGATGCCAAATATGCCGAAGCCTTTTGTATACCCTATACCAACGCCAAAGGGGCTTCGGTAGAAATGAATATTTTGGACAGTCGCGGAGGGCTAGCAAACAATCTTCTGGCAAAAATAAATGGTTCGGGGCATAAAGTGGTCATTAAAACAACCGACCCCAACTTTATTCCCCACGAAATGGCCATAAAACTATCCGTGTGGGAAGGTTATGGCAATTTCAATAACAAAGCAATTATGCACGCCACGGATATTAAATTGGAAAACGAGACGGAGACAAAGGTATTGTTGTATGGCGGTACTAAAAATCCTGACATTCAAAGCAAGGGAGATGTCCTTAATAAAATATAA
- a CDS encoding alpha-L-fucosidase, with translation MVSHYWLPSTINVFKMKLNKMKKFFEKILLLILLHGLATCYSQEKSTKHTPTDDERMEWWRDAKFGMFIHWGAYSIIGGERGTEIAGGGAEWAMDKLDYTIEDYEKFPKMFNPQLFDADAWVKMAKDAGMKYIVLTSKHHDGFGLWDSQVSDYDIMDTSPYKKDIIKALAEASRKQGMKFGVYYSIVDWHHPQAQGNLFPNYNAGQKDQSVVNPEFPQYYKNYLKPQVKELLTNYGDIDVVWFDGDWIADYTTEMGKDMYSFIRDLQPNTIINNRVDKGRKGMEGMDMEGNFAGDFGTPEQEIPATGIDEDWESCMTMNRTWGYKPDDTKWKSSEDLIQKLVDIVSKGGNFLLNIGPDGYGRFPSQSIRRLKALGEWTDNNGEAIYGAKASPYDMPEWGRYTKKDGVIYAHVFDWPKEGKITLNKDLKFKNAKLLVNGTSLKFEKSSEGTILNLPENPVDQAVSVIKLELN, from the coding sequence ATGGTAAGCCATTATTGGCTTCCCTCAACAATTAATGTCTTCAAAATGAAACTCAATAAAATGAAAAAATTTTTTGAAAAAATTTTACTGCTCATCCTACTCCATGGTCTTGCAACTTGTTATTCACAAGAAAAAAGCACCAAGCATACCCCCACAGACGACGAACGAATGGAATGGTGGCGTGATGCTAAATTCGGAATGTTTATACACTGGGGAGCATATTCCATTATTGGAGGAGAACGAGGAACTGAAATAGCAGGTGGCGGTGCAGAATGGGCTATGGATAAACTGGATTATACCATTGAGGATTATGAAAAATTCCCCAAAATGTTCAATCCCCAGTTATTTGATGCCGATGCTTGGGTAAAAATGGCCAAGGATGCGGGCATGAAATATATAGTGCTCACTTCAAAACACCATGACGGATTTGGATTATGGGACTCTCAAGTATCTGATTATGATATTATGGATACATCCCCATATAAAAAAGACATTATTAAGGCCTTAGCAGAGGCATCAAGAAAACAAGGCATGAAATTCGGGGTATATTATTCTATTGTAGACTGGCACCATCCGCAGGCTCAAGGTAATTTATTCCCAAATTATAATGCAGGTCAGAAAGACCAAAGTGTTGTAAACCCTGAATTTCCTCAATACTATAAAAATTACCTAAAGCCACAAGTTAAAGAGTTGTTGACCAACTACGGAGACATCGACGTGGTCTGGTTCGATGGGGATTGGATTGCCGATTACACCACCGAAATGGGTAAAGATATGTACAGTTTTATTCGTGATTTGCAACCTAACACGATTATCAACAACCGGGTTGATAAAGGTCGTAAGGGTATGGAAGGTATGGATATGGAAGGAAATTTCGCAGGTGATTTCGGTACTCCCGAACAAGAAATACCAGCTACAGGTATTGATGAAGACTGGGAATCATGCATGACCATGAACCGTACTTGGGGCTACAAACCTGACGATACCAAATGGAAAAGCAGTGAAGATCTAATTCAAAAATTAGTTGATATCGTATCTAAAGGAGGAAATTTCTTGTTGAATATTGGCCCTGATGGTTACGGCAGGTTCCCGTCCCAAAGTATTAGAAGATTAAAAGCTTTAGGAGAATGGACCGATAATAACGGAGAGGCAATTTATGGTGCAAAAGCTAGCCCCTACGACATGCCAGAATGGGGACGCTATACCAAGAAAGACGGGGTAATATACGCTCACGTTTTTGATTGGCCCAAAGAGGGGAAAATTACTCTGAACAAAGACCTGAAGTTTAAAAACGCCAAGCTTCTGGTTAATGGCACATCATTAAAATTTGAAAAATCATCCGAAGGAACCATTTTAAATTTACCTGAAAATCCGGTAGACCAGGCTGTAAGTGTCATCAAACTAGAGCTTAATTAA